The genomic DNA TCATTTTGGGTTAATATTTCTCGAAtaacattaatattattattaaatatatgtaacatTACTAAATTTTCTGCTTCATCGAAGATTTTATAGAGCTTCAAATCAAAACAGTcaacgtttttttgttttttctctattAGACTATTTGATGAATCAAAAATACTTTGAATAGTATCATAAGAAATACTATGTTGctttatttcataatataaccaatagtaTATATTGTAACAGTGTTTAGAAAGGTCGTTATCTGATTTATACGTACTATATAGATGCTTCATACTTCTTAAAAGTGTTCTACAAATATCCATTTGTTCTCCTACATTGATACGTTTACTATGACTAATATTACTATTgcatgatataaaaaatttaggtTCATTTCCAtcatttacatatttatctAATATATACTTTTCCCAAATATCTTc from Plasmodium cynomolgi strain B DNA, scaffold: 0389, whole genome shotgun sequence includes the following:
- a CDS encoding hypothetical protein (putative); translation: IPFLEDIWEKYILDKYVNDGNEPKFFISCNSNISHSKRINVGEQMDICRTLLRSMKHLYSTYKSDNDLSKHCYNIYYWLYYEIKQHSISYDTIQSIFDSSNSLIEKKQKNVDCFDLKLYKIFDEAENLVMLHIFNNNINVIREILTQNDDSNICSCKEFIQQCIDSYRNMRLTHCPNVTFSTEKMHTCLPVNMFETNYKELHSSKLIDYELSELSSITSTNIIDDCQSEKIDADQASTVQNIQSDPSIIQRASHA